One segment of Prinia subflava isolate CZ2003 ecotype Zambia chromosome 11, Cam_Psub_1.2, whole genome shotgun sequence DNA contains the following:
- the LOC134556297 gene encoding G-protein coupled receptor 35-like yields the protein MNVSNNCSTTNLALHRHVRLIEFALYSLIFFFGALFNILAFWMFCCKMKKWTETRVYVMNLVFADFSVICTLPSMVYLLWNKSAQEELCQFTEMMYFINMLVSIYIISFISIDRYIAIKHPLKAKTFRSPSKAALLCGLLWVLVIASATIQLWHRHKPLCLQTHTPMPSVLSLLAIFFVFTLPLAILTFCSTEVIRNLKKHLNTNSPEDKSIQKAVHIIYANLIVFLVCFLPACLGLLVRIIMESIGATCFLLCIMKNLSSVMRCIATSNCCFDSVCYYFVTREFQEAFLQPKASTQKTEATHPLQIQPC from the coding sequence ATGAATGTGTCCAACAACTGCAGCACCACAAATCTAGCACTGCACCGCCATGTTCGCCTCATTGAATTTGCTCTGTACagcctcattttcttttttggagcATTATTTAATATCCTTGCCTTCTGGATGTTCTGCTGCAAGATGAAGAAGTGGACAGAAACCAGGGTGTATGTAATGAATTTAGTCTTTGCAGATTTCTCTGTCATCTGCACCTTGCCTTCCATGGTTTATTTGCTCTGGAATAAGTCAGCCCAAGAGGAGCTCTGCCAATTTACGGAGATGATGTATTTTATCAACATGTTAGTGAGCATCTACATAATTTCATTCATCTCCATTGATCGATACATTGCCATAAAGCACCCCTTGAAAGCCAAGACCTTCAGGTCCCCGTCAAAGGCTGCCCTCCTCTGTGGGCTTCTGTGGGTCCTGGTGATAGCCAGTGCCACCATCCAGCTCTGGCACAGACACAAACCTCTCTGCCTCCAGACCCACACCCCCATGCCTTCTGTTCTCAGCCTGCTGGCCATCTTCTTTGTCTTCACTCTCCCATTAGCAATCTTGACCTTCTGCTCCACAGAAGTCATCAGGAACCTCAAGAAACATCTGAACACAAATTCACCAGAGGATAAATCAATCCAGAAAGCTGTACACATTATTTATGCAAATCTGATTGTATTTCTGGTATGTTTTCTGCCAGCCTGCCTTGGGCTACTTGTCAGGATCATCATGGAGAGCATTGGAGCTAcctgttttctgctctgtatCATGAAGAACCTCTCCTCTGTGATGAGGTGCATTGCCACATCCAACTGCTGCTTCGACAGTGTCTGCTACTATTTTGTCACCAGGGAGTTCCAAGAAGCCTTTCTTCAGCCCAAAGCCAGCACTCAAAAAACAGAGGCAACCCACCCCTTGCAGATACAGCCTTGCTAA
- the LOC134556089 gene encoding G-protein coupled receptor 35-like codes for MDNCTETDAQEGIVLFQVLLYMPVVALGIPLNAIAFWVFCCKLKRWTETKVYMINLIVADTFLLFTLPFLIYFTKYKHPIDQLCSAIQNIYFINMPMSIFIITQIAIDRYIAIKFPLKAKILRSPLKSASTCGFLWLALIIYSNIYPTLESSWEGCCFRRQSVQPRYFSLFYSICVYFVPLGTVTFCSVEVIKCLKKKMATSPHETKLFQKAVHIVSVNLCVFAVCFSPFHFSLLLRFAVEVAGAHSLLPGVTACIKISACIANCNCCLDAFCYYFAAKEFPEFSSMFPKCLFMRSKMNQSEESQTPTDQVMA; via the coding sequence ATGGACAACTGCACTGAGACTGATGCACAGGAGGGCATTGTGCTGTTTCAGGTGCTTCTCTACATGCCGGTGGTCGCTCTGGGGATCCCACTGAATGCAATTGCCTTCTGGGTCTTCTGCTGCAAACTCAAGAGGTGGACTGAGACCAAGGTGTACATGATCAACCTCATCGTGGCAGACACTTTCCTACTCTTCACCCTGCCTTTCCTGATATATTTTACTAAGTACAAGCATCCCATAGACCAGCTGTGTTCAGCCATACAAAACATCTATTTTATAAACATGCCTATGAGCATCTTTATCATCACCCAGATTGCGATTGATCGATACATTGCAATCAAGTTCCCTCTAAAAGCAAAGATTCTTCGATCCCCGCTGAAATCAGCTTCTACCTGTGGCTTTCTTTGGCTAGCACTGATAATTTATTCCAATATATATCCCACACTTGAGAGTAGCTGGGAAGGCTGTTGTTTTCGAAGACAGTCTGTTCAACCTAGGTATTTCTCTTTATTCTACAGTATCTGTGTGTATTTTGTTCCCTTAGGGACTGTGACTTTTTGCTCAGTAGAAGTCATCAAGTGTCTAAAAAAGAAGATGGCCACAAGCCCTCATGAGACAAAACTATTCCAGAAGGCCGTGCACATTGTTTCTGTGaatctgtgtgtgtttgctgtctGTTTCTCACCTTTCCACTTCTCACTGCTCTTGCGGTTTGCAGTGGAAGTTGCTGGAGCTCATTCTCTGCTGCCGGGAGTTACAGCCTGTATTAAGATCTCTGCATGCATAGCAAATTGTAACTGCTGTCTGGATGCATTTTGCTATTATTTTGCAGCCAAGGAATTTCCAGAGTTTTCTTCTATGTTCCCCAAGTGTTTATTCATGAGGTCCAAGATGAACCAAAGTGAGGAGTCACAGACACCCACGGATCAAGTGATGGCATAA